One segment of Panicum virgatum strain AP13 chromosome 1K, P.virgatum_v5, whole genome shotgun sequence DNA contains the following:
- the LOC120653992 gene encoding uncharacterized protein LOC120653992, whose protein sequence is MDAYCKEIRKLEAHFYSLEFHHVLWDYNVAADVLSNLASKRALVPAEVFVQALNSPIVKIEEEPPTKPDLAQTLGQEVLVADPDWRAPILDFIINNKSYPEDKEHERLTHRATNYVVIRTELFRHSASSGTLSKYISQQDRVRLLGEIHSGICGNHAGASTLVGKAFTSGFYWPTALVDA, encoded by the coding sequence ATGGATGCCTACTGCAAGGAGATACGTAAGCTCGAGGCTCACTTCTACAGCCTGGAGTTTCACCACGTCCTCTGGGACTACAACGTGGCAGCCGACGTACTCTCCAATCTGGCCTCCAAGCGGGCACTCGTCCCAGCCGAAGTTTTTGTACAGGCTCTCAACTCCCCCATAGTCAAGATCGAGGAGGAACCTCCTACTAAGCCTGATCTAGCGCAAACCCTAGGCCAGGAAGTACTGGTGGCCGATCCAGATTGGCGAGCTCCGATACTCGacttcatcatcaacaacaagtcCTATCCGGAGGACAAGGAGCACGAGCGACTCACCCACCGAGCCACAAACTACGTTGTCATCAGAACCGAGTTGTTCAGGCACTCAGCCTCCTCAGGAACTCTCTCCAAGTACATCTCCCAGCAAGACAGAGTCCGACTCCTTGGCGAGATCCACTCAGGAATCTGCGGTAACCACGCAGGAGCATCAACCCTGGTTGGCAAAGCCTTCACATCAggattctactggccgacagcccTGGTCGACGCCTAG